From a single Halodesulfovibrio marinisediminis DSM 17456 genomic region:
- a CDS encoding pentapeptide repeat-containing protein, whose product MTSYFENDEYEDKDFVGLDLSDKTVRDISFFNCTFERCSFQYTDINSCSFDNCDFSNCNLSLAKLQATHLFDVRFTSCKLMGINWGNVKGLFKAEFTDCVLDNTVFPNLNLQQFSFVDCTFTGASFIDSNLSYATFDDCDLEGCLFDSNNLTKANFSTAFGYKIDVSKNTIKQARFSLPEAISLLENFDIEIG is encoded by the coding sequence ATGACAAGCTATTTTGAAAACGATGAATACGAAGACAAAGACTTTGTTGGACTAGATCTATCCGACAAGACTGTTCGAGATATTTCCTTCTTTAACTGCACATTTGAACGATGCTCATTCCAGTACACGGATATCAATAGCTGCTCATTCGACAACTGCGACTTCAGCAACTGCAATCTGTCGCTGGCAAAGCTGCAAGCAACCCACCTTTTCGACGTACGCTTTACAAGCTGCAAGCTTATGGGCATCAACTGGGGAAACGTTAAAGGGCTCTTCAAAGCAGAATTTACAGACTGCGTCCTCGACAACACTGTGTTCCCAAATCTCAACCTGCAGCAATTCTCCTTTGTCGATTGTACCTTTACCGGCGCCTCCTTCATCGATAGCAACCTTTCCTACGCAACATTTGACGACTGCGATCTAGAAGGCTGCCTTTTCGACTCTAACAACCTTACAAAAGCTAATTTCTCCACCGCATTCGGGTATAAAATTGATGTATCCAAAAACACTATCAAACAGGCAAGGTTCTCACTGCCGGAAGCAATCTCTCTCTTAGAAAATTTTGATATTGAGATAGGCTAA
- a CDS encoding pentapeptide repeat-containing protein, translating into MKGYFTHEEYENEKFIGLDLLEEKIRDVSFFNCTFERCSFLYADLSLSSFDNCLFKHSNISLTKFQGTHFFDVQFKGCKLLGTDWGSLRGLFKAEFTDCILDSAVFPKRNLQYFSFIRSTFNGASFIDTNLAHAVFDDCDLGGALFDRAILTEADLSTAFNYSIDVSKNTITKAKFSLPEAIILLQNFNIQLI; encoded by the coding sequence ATGAAAGGCTATTTTACTCATGAAGAATATGAGAATGAAAAGTTCATCGGACTTGATCTTTTAGAAGAAAAAATTCGAGATGTTTCTTTCTTTAACTGCACGTTTGAGCGATGTTCTTTCCTCTATGCAGACCTCAGCCTAAGCTCGTTCGACAACTGCCTATTCAAACACAGTAATATTTCGCTGACAAAATTCCAAGGAACCCACTTTTTTGATGTGCAGTTCAAGGGATGCAAACTACTGGGTACTGACTGGGGCAGTCTCAGGGGACTATTCAAAGCAGAATTTACAGATTGCATTCTAGACAGCGCAGTTTTTCCAAAACGTAACCTGCAATATTTTTCATTTATCCGCTCAACATTTAACGGGGCATCTTTCATTGATACAAACCTGGCGCACGCAGTTTTTGATGATTGTGATCTGGGCGGCGCACTGTTCGACAGGGCCATCCTTACTGAAGCTGACCTCTCTACCGCCTTCAATTACTCTATTGATGTTTCTAAAAACACTATCACTAAAGCCAAATTCTCTTTGCCGGAAGCTATAATCCTCCTACAAAACTTTAATATTCAGCTAATATAA
- a CDS encoding methyl-accepting chemotaxis protein — MQFFKNLRVTIKIWGGFSLIMLTMAFLSAESMITLNNNENICSTYQELAIDSNLASKIQADILLMNIAADTYMQNNSNKALTEYQTREAHLLELLKSGQKAFNAHNRAALIDSIENEVQEMITKFSEYHTRQDAAKTKLEAGRSITIQLDRTLNDAITFYSRTNPQFVQALSSCEIAFTKARVSIVSAMYDPNVTLNEEHLSSLMTRTQEELVIAENFASTSNEVSSFRGCQSLLTQYTKHVHELYKHLMELREIKSDIIRLGHEAADDAEKVTRSIMEDQTVLGNEMEANNITSFNTVLSISCATLLLTLLLSFLTSRSITKPLTRIQGFATALSKGNFSAQLVLNEENEIGEIADALTNMRDAVSSMEQELSWLVTTIASGNIAKRSTLTKLSGDFQRVLDNANNMADTFTHFTDALPLPVLMLDSSLKILYANDLALSLADTTLAACKGKQSTTLFAAEDYQTAGCACTNAIKSKSIQRASTIVKTHAKTLDVDYIAVPTIQDNQVVGVMQVLLDQTDVRGAQRRIQSAAQRIETISYRLKDNSNNLAENFKEVSDGVEIQNQRTAETSTAMEQMNVSVSEVAMNAAKAHTNAQEAKQESENCSAVVFNSVQSITEVSDTTKELQQNTTELSEQVDAISSIMNVISDIADQTNLLALNAAIEAARAGDAGRGFAVVADEVRNLAEKTMQATEEVAQSVSTIQAAAQRNFETVSISAQTVEKANALASESEESLRTIMSLIDQNSTQVGEIATASEEQSAVSEQIARSVEEVADTVHKSAEGISISATSIKEIAEMSNELHDLVEEMTAS; from the coding sequence ATGCAATTCTTTAAAAATTTACGCGTTACAATCAAAATTTGGGGTGGATTCTCACTTATTATGCTTACAATGGCATTTCTGTCTGCAGAATCCATGATCACCCTTAATAATAATGAGAACATATGTTCTACATATCAAGAACTTGCAATTGATTCGAACCTTGCCAGTAAGATTCAAGCGGACATACTGCTCATGAATATAGCTGCCGACACGTACATGCAGAACAATTCAAATAAAGCATTAACGGAATATCAAACCCGTGAAGCACATCTGCTGGAACTTCTCAAAAGCGGACAAAAAGCCTTCAACGCTCATAACCGCGCGGCGCTTATCGATTCAATAGAAAATGAAGTTCAAGAAATGATTACAAAATTTTCTGAATACCATACCAGGCAAGATGCTGCAAAGACCAAACTTGAAGCAGGACGAAGTATAACCATCCAGCTCGATAGAACGCTCAACGATGCCATTACGTTTTATAGCAGAACGAACCCTCAGTTTGTACAGGCTCTTTCCAGCTGCGAAATAGCCTTCACCAAAGCGCGTGTAAGTATCGTTTCAGCAATGTATGATCCAAATGTTACACTCAATGAAGAGCATCTGAGTTCCTTAATGACACGAACACAAGAAGAACTTGTCATTGCAGAAAACTTTGCTTCAACATCCAATGAGGTTAGCTCCTTCCGAGGTTGTCAATCATTACTCACCCAATACACAAAACATGTTCATGAACTATATAAGCACCTCATGGAACTTCGTGAAATAAAATCAGATATCATCCGTCTCGGTCATGAGGCTGCAGACGATGCAGAGAAGGTAACACGTTCTATTATGGAGGACCAAACAGTGCTCGGTAACGAAATGGAGGCAAACAACATCACGTCCTTCAACACAGTACTGAGTATTTCCTGTGCAACCCTCCTTCTGACTCTACTGTTATCATTCTTAACGTCACGCTCTATCACCAAGCCGCTAACCCGCATCCAAGGCTTTGCAACTGCATTAAGTAAAGGTAACTTTTCTGCCCAACTCGTTCTTAACGAGGAAAACGAAATCGGCGAAATCGCAGATGCTCTTACAAATATGCGCGACGCTGTTTCCAGCATGGAACAAGAACTTAGCTGGCTTGTAACCACTATTGCCTCCGGTAACATCGCAAAACGAAGCACGCTTACAAAACTCTCCGGTGACTTCCAAAGAGTTCTGGATAACGCGAACAACATGGCAGACACCTTTACCCACTTTACGGATGCACTTCCGCTGCCGGTTCTTATGCTCGATTCTTCCCTGAAAATTCTGTACGCGAACGATCTGGCGCTGTCCCTTGCAGACACCACACTTGCTGCGTGCAAAGGAAAGCAGTCTACTACCCTGTTCGCTGCTGAAGACTACCAGACCGCTGGATGTGCCTGCACGAACGCTATCAAATCAAAATCCATACAGCGTGCTTCTACTATCGTTAAGACACATGCTAAAACGCTTGATGTGGACTACATAGCCGTGCCAACTATTCAGGACAATCAGGTCGTCGGTGTTATGCAGGTTCTGCTTGATCAAACTGATGTTCGTGGTGCCCAGCGCCGCATCCAATCTGCCGCTCAGAGAATTGAAACAATCTCTTACCGTCTGAAAGATAACTCCAACAACCTTGCAGAAAACTTCAAAGAAGTAAGCGACGGTGTTGAAATCCAAAACCAGCGCACTGCAGAAACATCCACAGCGATGGAACAAATGAACGTTTCTGTTTCCGAAGTTGCCATGAACGCAGCTAAGGCGCACACAAACGCGCAAGAAGCAAAACAGGAATCCGAAAACTGCTCCGCTGTTGTATTCAACTCAGTACAGTCCATCACTGAAGTGAGTGATACAACAAAAGAGTTACAACAGAACACCACAGAACTGAGTGAACAGGTTGACGCTATCAGCTCCATTATGAATGTGATTTCTGACATTGCTGACCAGACCAATCTATTAGCACTGAACGCCGCTATTGAAGCTGCACGTGCTGGAGATGCTGGACGCGGCTTTGCTGTTGTTGCAGATGAGGTTCGCAACCTTGCAGAAAAAACAATGCAGGCAACCGAAGAAGTAGCCCAGAGTGTAAGCACCATTCAGGCTGCTGCACAGCGCAACTTCGAAACCGTAAGCATTTCTGCACAAACAGTAGAAAAGGCTAACGCGCTCGCAAGCGAGTCCGAAGAGTCATTGCGCACCATCATGAGCCTTATCGACCAAAACTCCACTCAGGTGGGCGAAATTGCTACAGCATCCGAAGAACAGTCAGCTGTTTCCGAACAGATTGCACGCTCCGTTGAAGAAGTGGCAGATACTGTCCATAAGTCTGCCGAGGGCATCAGCATTTCTGCAACATCCATTAAGGAAATTGCAGAAATGTCTAACGAGCTGCATGACCTTGTAGAAGAAATGACTGCTTCCTAG
- the mgtE gene encoding magnesium transporter yields the protein MTDSKKQHNKHEEVEKASEENKVVTPKNGCRDEVTTMSSSEFAHPADAADHIENLSIEKQVCMMEHLSSEDAAETLAEMEERTQTDIIENLDVDVAVRILAEMSPDDATDVLDELDEEHRDVLLARLEKDDAEEIRSLLAFDPDTAGGIMNTEIIILNQSLTADQAIMHIRREMEDKEIPYYAYIVDDEDRLVGVLSLRNLLLCRPGTVLEEKLSDQSLISVVFDEDKENVAHLLSRYNFMAMPVVDYEGRLLGVVTYDDVIDIIHEEASEDMLGMVGAGQDETVDTPWLESVKVRLPWLFINMMNSSISAYVVFLFEGSIAQMAILAVLMPIVANQAGNTGQQALAVMIRQLAVERFDRGKSWKAVLREAKVGALTGLIVSLLVMLGVFLFTHNLLLAQVMAYALALDMLLGALAGASIPLILKELGRDPAQASSIFLTTLTDGFGFLIFLGLATMFIL from the coding sequence ATGACTGATTCAAAAAAGCAGCATAACAAACACGAAGAAGTAGAAAAAGCTTCGGAAGAAAATAAGGTGGTTACGCCAAAAAATGGCTGCCGCGACGAAGTTACTACAATGTCTTCAAGCGAGTTCGCTCACCCTGCGGACGCCGCTGACCATATAGAAAATCTCTCCATTGAAAAGCAGGTTTGTATGATGGAGCATCTTTCTTCCGAAGATGCTGCGGAAACACTTGCCGAAATGGAAGAGCGTACCCAGACGGATATTATCGAGAACCTTGATGTTGACGTCGCAGTTCGAATTCTTGCCGAAATGTCTCCGGACGATGCGACTGACGTTCTTGATGAATTGGATGAAGAGCACAGGGATGTACTGCTTGCGCGACTGGAAAAAGACGACGCGGAAGAAATCCGCAGCTTGCTCGCCTTTGATCCGGATACCGCCGGCGGTATCATGAACACCGAGATTATTATTCTCAACCAGTCCCTTACCGCAGATCAGGCAATTATGCACATCCGCCGCGAGATGGAAGACAAAGAGATTCCATACTACGCATACATTGTGGATGATGAAGATCGCCTTGTGGGTGTGCTCTCCCTGCGTAACTTGCTCCTGTGTCGTCCGGGTACGGTGCTTGAAGAAAAACTTAGTGATCAAAGCCTCATTTCTGTGGTCTTTGATGAAGATAAAGAAAATGTAGCGCACCTTTTATCCCGCTACAACTTTATGGCAATGCCTGTTGTGGATTATGAAGGCAGGCTGCTCGGCGTTGTAACATACGACGACGTTATCGATATTATCCACGAAGAAGCCTCCGAAGATATGCTCGGCATGGTAGGTGCGGGTCAGGACGAAACCGTCGATACCCCGTGGCTGGAATCTGTAAAGGTTCGCCTGCCGTGGTTGTTCATTAATATGATGAACTCCAGTATATCCGCGTACGTGGTATTCTTGTTTGAAGGCTCCATTGCACAGATGGCGATTCTCGCTGTACTCATGCCGATTGTAGCAAACCAAGCAGGAAACACAGGGCAGCAAGCGCTGGCTGTTATGATTCGCCAGCTTGCTGTAGAGCGGTTTGACCGTGGTAAAAGCTGGAAAGCAGTACTGCGTGAAGCCAAAGTTGGCGCTTTGACAGGTCTTATAGTGAGCCTGTTGGTAATGCTAGGCGTGTTCTTGTTTACGCATAACTTACTGCTGGCGCAGGTAATGGCCTATGCACTTGCGCTGGATATGCTGCTGGGTGCGCTTGCCGGTGCGTCCATCCCGCTTATTCTTAAAGAACTGGGACGTGACCCTGCACAGGCTTCCAGTATCTTCCTTACAACGCTGACCGACGGGTTCGGATTCCTTATCTTCCTTGGTCTGGCTACGATGTTTATACTGTAG
- the nadC gene encoding carboxylating nicotinate-nucleotide diphosphorylase produces the protein MHTEKFESFFQGNARTFLDSAIQLALDEDGPDMTSEGIFPPGHKLSAKIISKEDTLVVGLPLIPLIMDACADTEWSWDALTDEGAFVPDRTVVATIKADASHLLKAERIILNFITHLSGIANLTKQYVDQLEGSGTALLDTRKTLPCLRYPEKYAVLMGGGQNHRKNLTEILMLKDNHIDLAGNMTAAVNKLRATYSPCPPIEVECRTMEEVHEAVACRADRIMLDNMDIPAIQEALKHIPESIETEVSGGVTLDTIRSIALASDLGPNYISVGRLTHSAPIADFSMLVSE, from the coding sequence ATGCATACAGAAAAATTTGAATCATTTTTTCAAGGTAACGCCCGAACCTTCTTGGATAGCGCTATTCAGCTTGCGTTAGATGAAGACGGTCCGGATATGACCTCGGAAGGAATTTTCCCTCCGGGCCACAAGTTATCTGCGAAGATTATCAGTAAAGAAGACACATTAGTCGTCGGTCTTCCTCTTATTCCGCTTATCATGGACGCTTGTGCTGATACAGAGTGGTCTTGGGATGCCCTTACCGACGAGGGTGCGTTTGTTCCAGACCGAACCGTAGTAGCAACTATTAAAGCTGATGCAAGTCATTTGCTAAAAGCAGAACGTATTATACTTAACTTTATAACACATCTTTCTGGCATTGCGAACCTGACCAAGCAATACGTGGATCAGCTTGAAGGTTCCGGCACTGCCTTACTGGATACGCGTAAGACACTTCCTTGCCTGCGTTATCCAGAAAAATATGCAGTCCTTATGGGTGGCGGGCAGAACCACCGTAAGAACTTAACTGAAATCCTCATGCTGAAGGACAACCATATTGACCTTGCGGGTAATATGACGGCAGCAGTAAACAAACTGCGTGCAACCTATTCCCCGTGTCCACCAATTGAAGTAGAATGTCGCACTATGGAAGAGGTACACGAAGCCGTTGCCTGCCGTGCAGACAGAATTATGCTGGACAATATGGATATTCCTGCAATTCAGGAAGCCCTTAAACATATTCCTGAATCTATCGAAACCGAGGTAAGCGGAGGAGTGACACTCGACACAATTCGCAGTATTGCTCTTGCTTCTGACTTGGGGCCGAATTACATATCCGTAGGTAGATTGACACACTCTGCTCCTATTGCAGATTTCAGCATGCTTGTGAGCGAATAA
- the nadA gene encoding quinolinate synthase NadA: MNQYQKKITELREKLGDDLVIMGHHYQNDAVIRHVDLTGDSLELARKVTTIDAKHIVFCGVYFMGESAALLADEHQHVYLPEDDANCVMSQMAPYTLVDKVLTRINKESGRKVVPLTYVNSSVAVKAVCGKHGGTVCTSANAEKMVRWAMERGDSVLFLPDKNLARNTAKTIGIPEEKWHILNIKGDGTQIDMDAVSKSELIMWPGCCAIHARFNERQIEEARTKYPDVKIVIHPESAPNVVDKADAAGSTSFIIKYVEEAPEGSNIAIGTELNLVERLADQYEGSKNIFPLLESTCSHMARVTEPKLAKVLEDIVNGTAKPVTIPAGLVEDAKIALERMLIACA, encoded by the coding sequence ATGAACCAGTACCAGAAAAAAATTACCGAGCTTCGTGAAAAGTTAGGCGATGACCTTGTTATTATGGGTCATCACTACCAGAACGACGCTGTTATTCGCCACGTTGACTTAACTGGCGACTCTCTCGAACTCGCGCGTAAAGTAACAACTATTGATGCTAAGCACATTGTTTTTTGCGGTGTGTATTTCATGGGCGAATCAGCTGCTCTGCTCGCCGATGAACATCAGCATGTATATTTGCCGGAAGATGATGCAAACTGTGTAATGTCTCAAATGGCACCATACACCCTTGTAGACAAGGTACTCACTCGCATCAATAAAGAATCCGGTCGCAAAGTAGTTCCGCTTACATACGTTAACTCTTCCGTTGCTGTTAAAGCAGTTTGCGGAAAACATGGCGGTACTGTTTGTACTTCTGCTAACGCAGAAAAAATGGTGCGCTGGGCTATGGAGCGCGGCGACAGTGTTCTCTTCCTGCCTGATAAAAACCTCGCACGTAACACTGCAAAGACCATCGGCATTCCAGAAGAGAAATGGCACATTTTGAACATTAAAGGCGACGGTACCCAGATTGATATGGACGCCGTAAGCAAATCTGAGCTCATCATGTGGCCTGGCTGTTGTGCAATCCACGCTCGTTTCAACGAACGCCAGATCGAAGAAGCACGCACCAAATACCCAGATGTGAAGATTGTTATCCATCCGGAATCTGCTCCAAATGTTGTGGATAAAGCAGATGCTGCAGGCTCAACATCCTTTATTATTAAGTATGTTGAAGAAGCACCGGAAGGTTCTAACATCGCCATCGGTACCGAGCTTAACCTCGTTGAGCGCCTTGCCGACCAGTACGAAGGGTCAAAGAACATCTTCCCATTGCTGGAATCCACCTGTTCACACATGGCACGAGTTACCGAGCCTAAGCTGGCAAAAGTGCTTGAAGACATTGTGAACGGTACAGCTAAGCCTGTGACGATTCCAGCGGGTCTTGTAGAGGACGCAAAAATCGCATTAGAACGTATGCTGATCGCCTGCGCTTAG
- the nadB gene encoding L-aspartate oxidase, producing the protein MSDNRHYTTVLVIGSGIAGCTAALRLADEGVHCTLITSSSALDQGNSPLAQGGIVFKADDNDSQSLENDILTAGHHYNSFKAVHTIAAEGPNAVEEILVKRLGIPFARQKAPSECEWDLTREGGHEAPRILHCADYTGRAIMDGLIREITVHPNITVMKNRTAIDLLTSHHHADNPQFQYELENECLGAYIFNEEEERVETMFADYTIVATGGIGQIYLHTTNPQGSIGSGVAMGFRAGATVHNMEFVQFHPTAFHHHSGQKFLITEAMRGEGAKLMNSKGEYFMPNYDKRADLAPRDIVARAIVDEMLKNEDDCVYLDTSEMKHDLANRFPTIFKRCLELGIDIRKEPVPVVPAAHYSCGGILVNEHGRTTIARLYATGECSCTGVHGANRLASTSLLEALVWADNAAKHIKERAHLTVSQELRDVVPDWTPLGEDHNDDPALIAQDWSRIRNTMWNYVGITRTSQRLARAHEDMRDLSKHLHNFYKSTPLSKRLIDLFHGCLTAYIVTMAAKRNTKSIGCHYRAD; encoded by the coding sequence ATGAGTGATAACCGTCATTACACGACAGTGCTCGTCATCGGTTCCGGCATTGCCGGTTGTACCGCTGCCCTGCGCCTTGCTGACGAAGGTGTACATTGTACACTTATTACAAGCAGTTCTGCTCTGGATCAGGGCAACTCTCCTCTTGCCCAAGGTGGAATCGTTTTTAAAGCAGATGATAACGATTCACAAAGCCTGGAAAATGACATTTTAACTGCCGGCCACCACTATAACTCGTTTAAAGCTGTTCACACCATTGCGGCTGAAGGGCCAAATGCTGTGGAAGAAATTCTGGTTAAACGCCTCGGAATTCCTTTTGCCAGACAAAAGGCACCGTCCGAATGCGAATGGGATTTAACCAGAGAAGGCGGACACGAGGCACCGCGTATTCTGCACTGTGCAGACTACACAGGTCGCGCAATAATGGACGGATTGATTCGTGAAATCACGGTGCATCCGAACATTACTGTCATGAAGAACAGAACAGCTATTGACCTGCTCACAAGTCACCACCACGCAGACAATCCTCAGTTCCAATATGAGCTGGAGAATGAATGCCTTGGTGCGTACATCTTCAACGAAGAAGAAGAGCGCGTTGAAACCATGTTTGCAGACTACACCATTGTTGCCACCGGTGGCATCGGTCAGATTTATCTGCATACTACCAACCCGCAAGGTTCTATCGGTTCCGGCGTAGCAATGGGGTTCCGTGCAGGTGCAACAGTGCACAACATGGAATTTGTTCAGTTCCACCCGACAGCTTTCCACCACCACTCCGGTCAGAAATTCCTCATTACGGAAGCTATGCGCGGTGAGGGTGCCAAGCTCATGAACTCCAAGGGTGAGTACTTCATGCCTAACTACGATAAACGTGCTGACTTAGCACCGCGTGATATTGTTGCACGCGCCATCGTAGATGAAATGCTCAAGAACGAAGACGACTGCGTCTACCTTGATACTTCAGAGATGAAGCACGACCTTGCAAACCGCTTCCCTACCATCTTCAAGCGTTGTCTTGAGCTTGGTATTGATATCCGTAAAGAGCCTGTTCCGGTTGTTCCGGCAGCGCACTACAGCTGTGGCGGTATTTTAGTCAACGAGCATGGTAGAACCACCATTGCCCGACTGTACGCTACAGGTGAATGTAGCTGCACTGGCGTGCATGGCGCTAACCGTCTTGCATCAACGTCCCTGCTTGAAGCTCTTGTATGGGCAGACAACGCGGCTAAGCACATTAAAGAACGTGCACACCTCACTGTTTCGCAAGAACTGCGTGACGTTGTACCGGATTGGACCCCGCTCGGTGAAGATCACAACGACGACCCTGCACTTATTGCACAGGACTGGAGCCGAATCCGCAACACAATGTGGAACTATGTAGGTATTACCCGCACATCCCAGCGCCTTGCTCGCGCACATGAAGACATGCGAGATCTTTCTAAGCATCTGCATAACTTCTACAAAAGCACTCCGCTCTCCAAACGCCTCATCGATCTTTTCCACGGCTGTCTCACTGCGTACATCGTAACGATGGCAGCAAAAAGGAATACTAAAAGCATAGGCTGCCACTACAGAGCAGACTAA
- a CDS encoding DUF4079 family protein yields the protein MILETKLHLYIHPAIQVLGIVFGYTALYWGGMRFITVHHKIKLEFPWRHHVIYGKIAIFLWVIGTAVGVYFTQAEWKNYQFTGDHYALGVIIFPFMLATFFSGYWMDIFKKRRKYLCLVHGTLGVLLCTLVFIQVITGIQVFMQFVWR from the coding sequence ATGATTCTGGAAACAAAGCTTCATCTGTATATCCATCCGGCTATTCAGGTGCTGGGCATTGTGTTTGGGTATACTGCTCTTTATTGGGGGGGCATGCGTTTTATAACTGTTCACCACAAGATAAAGCTTGAGTTTCCGTGGAGACACCATGTTATTTATGGAAAAATAGCAATTTTTCTGTGGGTTATCGGTACTGCCGTAGGGGTATATTTTACTCAGGCAGAATGGAAGAATTACCAGTTTACTGGTGATCACTATGCCTTGGGGGTCATTATCTTTCCATTTATGCTTGCAACCTTTTTTTCCGGTTATTGGATGGATATATTTAAGAAGCGTCGTAAGTACCTCTGTCTGGTTCATGGCACGTTGGGGGTTCTGCTTTGTACTCTTGTGTTTATTCAGGTCATTACAGGCATTCAAGTTTTCATGCAGTTTGTTTGGCGATAG
- a CDS encoding UbiA family prenyltransferase — MNVYRLQAKTDTRRSISNLAVLARVPVSVAVAVVSMLGYLLYTPEFSVALFATGFGSFFLCAGCSALNQVQEKRTDGYFSRTMSRPLPQGYMRARTALLIALVCILLAASLYVLTASKMALVVAFMTLVIYNGVYTGMKRRSPYALLVGSIAGAMPPLMGWVAAGGSMFDPLILANCLIWYLGQIPHVWMRIYMHKEEYLSRFSPIPVSYFALTYHTLLIRVWYFAYVSSVMIFALVCTWGIGAPSFTGLALGSVFLLGSMIPLTRLSSFYLFDIASVCVLLGAVILQL; from the coding sequence ATGAATGTCTACCGCTTACAAGCAAAGACTGATACACGCAGAAGTATCTCTAATCTTGCGGTGTTGGCGCGCGTCCCTGTTTCTGTTGCTGTGGCCGTTGTTTCTATGCTCGGCTATCTTCTATACACACCGGAATTCTCTGTTGCTTTGTTTGCCACGGGCTTCGGAAGCTTTTTTCTATGCGCCGGTTGTTCTGCGTTGAATCAGGTGCAGGAAAAACGCACGGACGGGTATTTTTCACGTACGATGTCTCGTCCGCTTCCTCAAGGGTATATGAGGGCAAGAACAGCCCTGTTAATAGCTCTTGTGTGCATTTTGCTGGCTGCGAGCCTGTATGTGCTGACAGCATCAAAGATGGCACTGGTAGTGGCTTTCATGACGCTTGTTATCTACAACGGCGTATATACCGGCATGAAGCGTCGTAGCCCTTATGCGCTGTTGGTAGGCAGCATTGCCGGTGCCATGCCGCCGCTTATGGGCTGGGTTGCCGCAGGTGGCAGTATGTTCGATCCACTTATTCTTGCAAATTGCCTAATTTGGTATCTTGGACAGATTCCGCATGTGTGGATGCGTATCTACATGCATAAGGAAGAATATCTGTCCCGTTTTAGCCCCATCCCTGTGAGCTACTTTGCTCTTACTTACCACACATTACTCATACGTGTTTGGTACTTTGCCTATGTAAGTAGTGTCATGATTTTTGCGTTGGTGTGTACATGGGGAATTGGTGCACCATCTTTTACAGGATTAGCTCTGGGAAGTGTTTTTTTGCTTGGCAGTATGATACCCTTAACAAGGCTTTCCTCGTTCTACCTGTTTGATATCGCATCCGTATGCGTGTTGCTGGGAGCCGTTATCCTACAACTCTAG